From Halobacteriovorax sp. HLS, the proteins below share one genomic window:
- a CDS encoding enoyl-CoA hydratase/isomerase family protein: MNTKFETITFEVKDGFGVLTINREKSLNALNSLVHIELRDCLSVLKDNDLKLRGMILTGAGEKAFIAGADIVEMSEMTSDEAYDFATLGQENTLLMEELPFPIIACVNGFALGGGCEMAMSCDFIYATESAVFGQPEVKLGLIPGFGGTQRLSKLIGRARAKEVMYTGRNILIDEAKEVGLVVKVFKTKEEMISGAMETLKKISFNSPLAVGLAKHVMNAGNDLTNVEGLEIEARQFGEIFGSEDMKEGTTAFVEKRKPVFTGK, translated from the coding sequence ATGAATACTAAATTTGAAACAATCACTTTTGAAGTAAAGGACGGATTTGGCGTCCTTACGATTAATAGAGAGAAGAGCTTGAACGCCCTTAACAGTCTTGTTCATATTGAACTTAGAGATTGTCTATCTGTTTTGAAAGATAATGATTTAAAGTTAAGAGGAATGATTTTAACTGGAGCTGGCGAGAAGGCTTTTATCGCTGGAGCAGATATTGTTGAAATGAGTGAGATGACTTCAGATGAGGCCTATGACTTTGCAACTTTAGGTCAAGAAAATACCCTTTTAATGGAAGAGCTACCTTTTCCAATAATTGCATGTGTTAACGGTTTTGCTCTAGGTGGTGGTTGTGAAATGGCCATGAGTTGTGATTTTATTTATGCGACTGAAAGCGCGGTCTTTGGTCAGCCAGAAGTTAAACTAGGGCTTATTCCTGGCTTTGGTGGGACTCAACGATTATCCAAACTTATCGGCAGAGCACGTGCCAAAGAAGTTATGTACACAGGACGAAATATTTTAATAGATGAAGCTAAAGAAGTTGGTCTTGTTGTTAAGGTTTTTAAAACTAAAGAAGAAATGATTTCTGGTGCTATGGAGACTTTAAAAAAGATTTCTTTTAATTCTCCACTTGCAGTTGGACTCGCTAAACATGTAATGAATGCTGGAAATGATTTAACCAATGTTGAAGGTCTTGAAATAGAGGCCCGTCAATTTGGTGAAATATTTGGTTCTGAAGATATGAAAGAGGGAACCACTGCATTTGTTGAAAAAAGAAAACCAGTTTTTACAGGTAAATAA
- a CDS encoding 3-hydroxybutyryl-CoA dehydrogenase, translated as MTDIKTIGVVGAGQMGRGIAQVAAMSGYEVFVFDISKEGLDFGLQFIDKQLGRGVEKGKWDQAFVDSTKSNLTGITDMAKLNTCDLIIEAATENKKIKFEIFKQLDEVAKPGAILASNTSSISITEIAAVTKRPEAVAGMHFMNPVPVMKLVETITGLETSEATISAVEAASEKMGKTVVRADDVAGFAVNRILMPMINEAFYTLYEGVADAKGIDNAMKLGCNQPMGPLELADFIGLDTCLAIMEVLHEGLGDTKYRACPLLKKYVTAGRFGRKVGKGVYEY; from the coding sequence ATGACCGATATTAAAACAATTGGTGTTGTAGGCGCTGGCCAAATGGGCAGAGGTATTGCTCAAGTAGCTGCAATGAGTGGATATGAAGTATTTGTTTTCGATATTTCTAAAGAGGGGCTTGATTTTGGTCTTCAATTTATTGATAAACAATTAGGTAGAGGCGTAGAAAAGGGAAAGTGGGACCAAGCATTTGTTGACTCTACTAAATCAAACCTGACAGGTATTACTGATATGGCGAAGCTTAATACTTGCGATCTTATTATCGAAGCAGCCACAGAAAATAAGAAAATTAAATTTGAAATCTTTAAGCAATTAGATGAAGTTGCTAAGCCCGGAGCAATTCTAGCTTCAAATACTTCCTCTATATCAATAACTGAAATAGCTGCAGTTACTAAAAGACCTGAAGCTGTTGCTGGAATGCACTTTATGAACCCTGTTCCTGTTATGAAGTTAGTTGAGACCATCACGGGGCTTGAAACAAGTGAAGCTACAATTAGCGCAGTAGAAGCTGCATCTGAAAAAATGGGGAAGACCGTTGTTCGCGCTGACGACGTTGCAGGATTCGCTGTTAATAGAATCTTGATGCCGATGATAAATGAAGCTTTTTATACTCTATATGAAGGTGTTGCTGACGCTAAAGGTATCGACAATGCGATGAAGCTAGGTTGTAACCAGCCAATGGGACCACTTGAGTTAGCGGACTTTATAGGGCTTGATACTTGTTTGGCGATTATGGAAGTTCTTCACGAAGGTTTGGGCGATACAAAGTATAGAGCTTGTCCATTATTAAAGAAATATGTCACGGCCGGAAGATTTGGGCGAAAAGTAGGTAAAGGTGTCTATGAATACTAA
- the rpsT gene encoding 30S ribosomal protein S20, translated as MANHKSAKKRARQSIVRNERNTIRKTTTRTALKAIRSAIESNDKASATGLLATTQKLLARLSKHGVIKANTAARQTSRLAQQINKL; from the coding sequence GTGGCAAACCACAAATCTGCAAAGAAAAGAGCTAGACAATCTATCGTAAGAAACGAGAGAAACACAATCAGAAAGACTACAACAAGAACTGCTTTAAAAGCTATTCGTTCAGCTATCGAATCTAACGATAAAGCTTCTGCTACAGGGCTTTTAGCTACTACTCAAAAGTTACTAGCTAGACTTTCTAAGCACGGTGTTATCAAAGCTAATACAGCTGCAAGACAAACTTCGAGACTTGCTCAGCAAATCAACAAGCTTTAG
- a CDS encoding LPS assembly lipoprotein LptE produces the protein MKYFFYIVFIFLSSCSGYNFHYQENPFASHGIKTVAIPAFLNKSLVPNISALMTERISTVFSQETPIKIYSGNSDRADATLIGIITSSDRRNDFYKTDTTTLIGKEFSPELSKRREFYAPSVTSYELTLSLILIKRPTQEDLKLIDSDYKKYLDKHPRVIFSTSQTLSGSYTRVLNPSDSPDGGGAVNSTKNKEVFNKSLDSLATDAATNFKETVLNAF, from the coding sequence ATGAAATATTTCTTTTATATTGTTTTCATATTTCTAAGTTCTTGTTCAGGATATAATTTTCATTATCAAGAAAATCCTTTTGCAAGTCATGGAATTAAGACTGTTGCCATTCCTGCGTTCTTGAACAAATCTTTGGTACCAAATATCAGTGCTTTAATGACCGAAAGAATATCTACTGTTTTCTCTCAAGAAACCCCTATTAAAATTTACAGTGGAAATAGTGATAGGGCCGATGCGACTTTGATTGGTATAATTACTTCTAGTGATAGGAGAAATGATTTTTATAAAACTGATACAACGACACTTATTGGTAAAGAATTTAGTCCTGAGCTTTCTAAACGTAGAGAGTTCTATGCACCTAGTGTAACTAGTTATGAACTTACTTTGAGTTTGATACTTATTAAAAGGCCTACTCAGGAAGACCTTAAGCTGATAGATAGTGATTATAAAAAGTATCTAGATAAGCATCCAAGAGTGATATTCTCGACGTCACAAACACTCTCAGGCTCTTACACAAGAGTTCTTAATCCTAGTGATTCCCCCGATGGAGGAGGAGCAGTTAACTCGACTAAAAATAAAGAAGTTTTTAATAAGTCTCTTGACTCTTTGGCCACAGATGCTGCTACTAATTTTAAGGAGACTGTCCTAAATGCCTTCTAG
- a CDS encoding DUF721 domain-containing protein, with translation MKKESKFTSLKSIFEQFSTGGVKEYSKDPRYSKSKYIANETFDFFALIEAWPEIVGPRIGKYTIPLKNQNNCLTVLTNHSAFSQELGFLEEEIKNKIITRFNSLKGKISRINFIYNSHHFTTQVDMAAKFVKNKPKEREVKEEIIFHKFSPQYKKLKAQADELFNDLDDLELKESLTSIFIQNKSK, from the coding sequence ATGAAAAAAGAGTCCAAGTTTACAAGTTTGAAGTCAATTTTTGAGCAATTCTCAACAGGGGGCGTTAAAGAATATAGTAAAGACCCTCGCTACTCAAAGAGTAAGTATATTGCCAATGAAACATTCGACTTCTTTGCCCTAATTGAAGCATGGCCTGAAATTGTTGGACCAAGAATTGGTAAGTATACAATACCTTTGAAAAATCAAAACAATTGCCTTACTGTTTTGACCAATCATTCGGCTTTCTCACAAGAACTAGGTTTTCTAGAAGAAGAAATTAAAAATAAAATCATTACGAGATTTAATTCTCTCAAAGGAAAGATCTCTAGGATTAACTTTATTTACAACTCACACCACTTTACAACCCAAGTGGATATGGCCGCCAAGTTTGTTAAAAATAAGCCTAAGGAAAGAGAAGTTAAAGAAGAGATTATTTTTCATAAATTTTCACCACAATATAAAAAACTCAAAGCCCAGGCAGATGAACTTTTTAATGATTTAGATGACCTTGAATTAAAAGAATCTTTGACCTCAATCTTCATTCAGAATAAATCTAAATAG
- a CDS encoding methyltransferase: protein MSILNYSQPDFYKFNTDSLELAKFSSQWMKGRKDLKVLDLCSGCGVIGIEFFKKHQSVKEMHFIEKQLDFHSHLKKNIENISCVSQIFIQDYKDHDRLEKYDLILINPPYFINGKGRTSPDERRQVCRSFGEGELESLIEFSKSVLNFKGEIHIVHRDDISLKLDSFKLVEKLNAANLFRFILNED from the coding sequence GTGAGCATCTTGAATTACTCTCAACCTGATTTTTACAAATTTAATACGGATAGCTTAGAGCTTGCGAAGTTTAGTTCTCAGTGGATGAAAGGAAGAAAAGATTTAAAGGTTTTAGATCTCTGTTCGGGGTGTGGTGTAATTGGTATTGAGTTTTTCAAAAAACATCAGTCTGTTAAAGAAATGCACTTTATCGAAAAGCAATTAGACTTCCATTCACATCTAAAAAAAAATATTGAAAATATCTCATGCGTGTCACAGATCTTTATTCAGGATTATAAAGATCATGACCGACTTGAAAAATATGACTTAATTTTGATTAATCCTCCATACTTTATTAACGGGAAAGGAAGAACTTCTCCTGATGAACGAAGACAAGTGTGTCGTAGTTTTGGTGAAGGGGAGCTAGAGTCCCTAATAGAATTTTCAAAAAGTGTTTTAAACTTTAAAGGGGAAATTCATATTGTTCATCGTGATGATATTTCCTTAAAGCTTGATTCATTTAAATTGGTCGAAAAGTTGAATGCGGCAAATCTATTTAGATTTATTCTGAATGAAGATTGA
- a CDS encoding L-threonylcarbamoyladenylate synthase, protein MKDKLFVYPTDTVWGIGGSIFSKQCYEKIAKIKGRDENKPLSVLFPNVEELCKFVSFPDEYSVEWLEKFFSLESTLGVPVEWVKAEIPDWVCQGSPFMAVRCISSNAIREIYEMINDPITSTSLNYSGYSPIVNGFDAREFFEDHIADEVFIENRDAPCSGRASTIVLLKEEAPEIVREGLYSKEICEHLELLST, encoded by the coding sequence GTGAAAGATAAATTATTTGTATATCCAACTGATACGGTTTGGGGAATAGGTGGAAGTATTTTTTCGAAACAGTGTTACGAGAAAATAGCTAAGATTAAGGGCCGTGACGAGAATAAGCCTTTAAGTGTATTATTTCCAAATGTTGAAGAGTTATGTAAGTTTGTTAGTTTTCCAGATGAATATTCAGTGGAGTGGTTAGAGAAATTCTTTAGTCTTGAATCTACCTTAGGTGTTCCTGTTGAGTGGGTTAAAGCTGAAATTCCAGATTGGGTTTGTCAGGGAAGTCCTTTTATGGCGGTCAGATGCATTTCGTCTAATGCTATTAGAGAGATTTATGAAATGATTAATGATCCTATCACTTCTACAAGCTTAAATTATTCAGGATATTCTCCAATTGTTAATGGCTTTGATGCGAGGGAGTTCTTTGAGGATCACATTGCGGATGAAGTTTTTATCGAAAATAGAGATGCCCCTTGTTCAGGGAGAGCTTCAACAATAGTTCTGTTAAAAGAAGAGGCACCTGAAATTGTTCGTGAAGGGCTATATTCCAAAGAAATATGTGAGCATCTTGAATTACTCTCAACCTGA
- a CDS encoding MlaD family protein codes for MNEFKIGLMAIATMGMVVYMSLKITSNQSGFGEYVTYRTIVNDASGIFPKTPIKVAGINAGRIKKIELQGNQALITFEVLNTIKIVKDSMLKIKTVGFLGDKYLEISIGLSQDLLSDNGFILSQEGAGVEKLVKDAGDVLEDVKVMMKSLRSSISPEGQVSPVKKMLDDLNVVAANARVATESLKNVLAGNEEKLNALIGNLERFSEQIAYHTDDQEQNSAMKDLKSILANADSMTADLKALVADVKEGKGTLGKFLVEEEIADEVKQTLSSVNKIVGRVDDIRTELSVFLGAGSEEGSSSGGALRIFPSPERFYILGLTSSDFGPENEKETIRTINGVTTTEVEKTTRKNVFRFDLQIGRKLHNWHVRGGIIESTGGVGVDYDFFNGATRVSFDAYDYRTNLGPNLRLATEVQLWNVFYGKVSGLDLATKNRAGMLSIGLRFNDEDIKGLVGFFL; via the coding sequence ATGAATGAATTTAAAATAGGTCTTATGGCCATTGCGACAATGGGCATGGTTGTTTATATGTCGCTAAAAATTACTTCGAACCAATCTGGTTTTGGTGAGTACGTGACATACCGAACTATCGTTAATGATGCTTCTGGTATTTTCCCTAAGACTCCAATTAAAGTAGCCGGTATAAACGCAGGTAGAATTAAGAAAATTGAACTGCAGGGAAATCAAGCACTAATTACTTTTGAAGTTTTAAATACCATTAAAATTGTTAAAGATTCAATGCTGAAAATTAAAACAGTTGGCTTCTTGGGTGATAAGTATTTAGAGATCTCGATTGGACTCAGCCAAGATCTACTTTCTGATAATGGATTCATACTGTCTCAAGAAGGGGCGGGAGTTGAAAAGTTAGTTAAAGATGCTGGAGACGTTTTAGAAGATGTTAAGGTAATGATGAAGTCTTTACGCTCTTCAATATCACCCGAAGGTCAGGTTTCTCCGGTTAAAAAAATGTTAGATGATTTAAATGTAGTTGCTGCTAATGCAAGAGTTGCAACGGAGAGTTTAAAAAATGTTCTCGCTGGAAACGAAGAGAAGCTTAATGCGTTGATTGGTAACTTAGAGAGATTTTCAGAGCAGATTGCTTATCATACTGATGATCAAGAACAAAATAGTGCGATGAAGGACTTGAAAAGTATTCTTGCAAATGCTGACTCTATGACAGCAGACTTAAAGGCCTTGGTGGCAGATGTTAAAGAAGGAAAAGGAACCCTTGGTAAATTTCTTGTAGAAGAGGAAATAGCTGATGAAGTGAAGCAAACTCTTTCGAGTGTTAATAAAATCGTTGGAAGAGTAGATGATATACGAACAGAGTTAAGTGTCTTCCTTGGAGCAGGGAGTGAAGAGGGGAGCTCTTCGGGTGGAGCTCTTAGAATTTTTCCTTCTCCTGAAAGGTTCTATATTCTTGGCCTAACAAGTTCTGACTTTGGACCAGAGAATGAAAAGGAAACGATTAGAACAATTAATGGTGTAACAACTACAGAAGTAGAGAAGACAACTCGTAAAAATGTTTTTAGATTTGATCTACAGATAGGTCGCAAGTTACATAATTGGCATGTCAGAGGTGGAATTATTGAATCTACTGGTGGTGTAGGAGTTGATTACGACTTCTTTAATGGAGCAACAAGAGTATCTTTCGATGCTTATGATTATAGAACTAACTTAGGACCAAACTTAAGACTCGCGACTGAAGTCCAGCTATGGAATGTATTCTATGGGAAGGTTTCAGGACTAGATTTGGCAACAAAAAATAGAGCGGGGATGTTAAGTATTGGTTTAAGATTTAATGACGAAGACATAAAGGGTCTTGTCGGTTTCTTCCTTTAG
- a CDS encoding ABC transporter ATP-binding protein: MLTFEQPAVRINNVTKIFGEHSVLKNLSFDIPKNKITTILGFSGAGKSTLLKHILGLYHPSEGSVEVLGKDLAKMEPVELREFRQNFGMLFQYAALFDSMSAIENVSFPLKEFTELSPKEIEDKAQELLLSVGIKEISFERLPSELSGGMRKRVGLGRALALSPHIMLYDEPTTGLDPITTKMVNDLIVDTAARNKDRGMTSIIISHDVKATLRISDFVAFLDRGNIVEYLPVKEFEKSTNPLVQEFIHL, translated from the coding sequence ATGCTAACTTTTGAACAACCAGCAGTCAGAATTAATAATGTCACTAAAATATTTGGGGAACATTCTGTTTTAAAGAATTTGAGCTTCGATATTCCTAAAAATAAAATAACTACTATTTTAGGTTTTTCAGGTGCTGGAAAGTCCACTCTATTAAAACATATCTTAGGTTTGTATCATCCAAGTGAAGGTAGCGTAGAAGTATTGGGAAAGGATCTTGCTAAAATGGAGCCTGTCGAATTAAGAGAGTTTAGGCAAAATTTTGGAATGCTTTTTCAATATGCAGCTCTCTTTGATTCTATGAGTGCTATAGAGAATGTCTCTTTTCCTTTAAAAGAGTTTACGGAGCTAAGCCCTAAAGAAATAGAAGATAAGGCCCAAGAATTACTTTTGTCAGTAGGAATAAAAGAAATATCTTTCGAGAGACTTCCATCTGAATTGTCCGGCGGAATGCGTAAGAGGGTAGGGCTAGGAAGAGCATTGGCCTTAAGCCCACATATTATGCTCTATGATGAACCAACAACTGGACTAGACCCAATTACGACAAAAATGGTCAACGATTTAATAGTTGATACTGCTGCTAGAAATAAAGATAGAGGAATGACGTCAATTATTATTTCTCACGACGTAAAAGCTACCCTGAGGATTTCCGACTTTGTAGCTTTTTTAGATCGTGGTAATATTGTTGAGTACTTACCTGTTAAAGAATTTGAAAAATCAACAAATCCTCTTGTGCAGGAGTTTATACATTTGTGA
- a CDS encoding ABC transporter permease, translated as MTLILKKFKNFVEFTGAVTIENVSGLGQVWLFALKFFYWIFKPPFRLRLFIEQFYFIGNKSLFIIALAGSFTGMVMAYQTYFGFKLINVDSLVGSVVAISLAKELAPVLSGLIVAGRAGAAMAAQIGTMKVTEQVDALEVMGIDSYQYLAVPRILAATLALPMLSIVFLFVGNVGSMIVGTVALLIDETIYMSKLSEFMFISDLLQGILKATVFGFIIAVIGTYFGFNVTKGAEGVGKGTNLAVVWGMISVLVIDYFLTSFLVQVL; from the coding sequence ATGACTTTGATTTTAAAGAAGTTTAAAAATTTTGTTGAATTTACTGGTGCAGTGACAATTGAAAATGTTAGTGGGTTGGGCCAGGTTTGGCTCTTTGCTTTAAAGTTTTTCTACTGGATTTTTAAACCACCTTTTCGATTACGTCTCTTTATCGAGCAGTTCTATTTTATTGGTAATAAGTCTCTATTTATAATTGCGTTGGCCGGAAGTTTTACTGGAATGGTTATGGCCTATCAGACATACTTTGGTTTTAAGCTTATTAATGTTGATTCACTTGTTGGCTCCGTTGTTGCTATCTCCCTTGCTAAGGAATTAGCACCAGTTTTAAGTGGTCTTATTGTAGCAGGTAGAGCAGGTGCCGCAATGGCAGCACAAATTGGTACGATGAAAGTTACCGAACAGGTAGATGCCTTAGAAGTAATGGGTATCGATAGTTATCAATATTTAGCGGTACCACGAATTTTGGCAGCGACTTTGGCGCTTCCTATGTTGAGTATTGTTTTTCTATTTGTAGGTAATGTTGGTTCAATGATTGTTGGTACTGTTGCTTTACTCATTGATGAGACAATTTACATGTCGAAGTTAAGTGAATTTATGTTTATTAGTGATTTATTACAAGGAATCTTAAAGGCAACTGTCTTTGGTTTTATAATCGCTGTTATTGGAACCTACTTTGGTTTTAATGTAACTAAGGGTGCTGAGGGAGTAGGAAAGGGAACTAACTTAGCAGTTGTGTGGGGAATGATTTCAGTACTAGTCATTGATTACTTTTTAACTAGTTTCTTAGTGCAGGTTCTATAA
- a CDS encoding FHA domain-containing protein: MFYLRNKETNEITELYDQLTVGRRSKCDLVFKDDLVSGFHCKFHVTKRAIFIEDLKASNPASINGVGIASQDTVKLNHHDVLMIGSTSFIVVDKSKENDASYKTLILDKVKIHETFEEDSNYEENQRFWQNESQTKKKVQKLKAKIKVISESREIIDTLKSEYNELQVSQKEILASVKTPNKYNLDELKEHINHYQEKINELSEKKNEIVNVYNKVVSFKDNQSQIQSLGKRIEELESNFDVNEFEELTKEYESALLELENLKKVA; encoded by the coding sequence GTGTTTTATTTACGTAACAAAGAAACAAATGAAATTACTGAACTCTACGATCAGCTAACAGTTGGCAGAAGGTCGAAGTGTGACTTAGTTTTCAAAGATGACCTCGTGTCTGGTTTTCACTGCAAGTTTCATGTAACTAAACGAGCTATCTTTATTGAAGACCTTAAAGCTTCGAATCCTGCATCAATTAATGGAGTTGGAATTGCTTCTCAAGATACAGTTAAGCTAAATCATCATGACGTACTAATGATAGGAAGTACTTCCTTTATCGTTGTTGATAAAAGTAAAGAAAATGATGCGAGCTATAAGACTCTTATTTTAGATAAAGTAAAAATACATGAAACATTTGAAGAGGATAGTAACTACGAAGAAAATCAACGATTCTGGCAAAATGAAAGTCAAACAAAGAAAAAGGTGCAAAAACTAAAAGCAAAAATAAAAGTTATATCTGAATCTCGAGAAATTATTGATACTCTAAAAAGTGAATATAATGAATTACAAGTAAGCCAGAAGGAAATTTTAGCATCAGTTAAGACTCCTAATAAGTACAATTTAGATGAACTGAAAGAGCATATTAATCATTATCAAGAAAAAATTAATGAACTCTCTGAAAAGAAAAATGAAATCGTTAATGTGTACAACAAAGTTGTCAGCTTTAAGGATAATCAATCTCAAATACAATCACTAGGTAAGAGAATCGAAGAATTAGAAAGTAACTTTGATGTTAACGAATTTGAAGAACTTACTAAAGAGTATGAATCTGCACTACTAGAACTAGAAAATTTAAAGAAAGTTGCTTAA
- the alr gene encoding alanine racemase — protein sequence MRFRSRHVIDLGIFSSNYQKLKEICPDNKVLLMVKADAYGHGLVAIVRYAVLELGINEFGCATLGEALKLREELAELEFEVYVFSDIQLELEECSEIYLNRRIIPVISNKDDLNFFLSNKKFERFPLFLKFNTGMNRLGISHEEIDSVVKLLKSNLRKSISHLMTHFSSSSLSMKKNKRCLFQLDNFKKIKERLISEGIVIENSSISNSGAIEQRVGLEETHVRPGLMMYGASSVIPKYSHLSCWDGEIISRLETYIIKHFKVTKGQPVGYGATPCPEDGVVAIIALGYGDGFSTRFMGSHLYHKGKKGIVVGRVNMDMAQVFFKKDDAPELIQGELFVVWDHDSKRFQTLADESKSITYELSIQLTSRVAKTYI from the coding sequence ATGAGGTTTCGCTCAAGGCATGTTATAGACCTTGGTATCTTTTCTAGTAACTATCAAAAGTTAAAAGAAATTTGTCCAGACAATAAAGTACTACTAATGGTGAAGGCTGACGCTTATGGGCACGGTCTTGTTGCTATAGTTCGTTACGCAGTTTTAGAACTTGGTATTAATGAATTTGGTTGTGCGACATTAGGTGAAGCTTTGAAGTTGAGAGAGGAGTTAGCTGAACTCGAATTTGAAGTTTATGTTTTTTCAGATATACAATTAGAACTAGAGGAATGCTCAGAGATTTACCTAAATCGTAGAATTATTCCAGTGATTTCAAATAAAGATGACTTAAACTTCTTTCTATCAAATAAGAAGTTTGAACGCTTTCCACTCTTTTTAAAATTTAATACGGGAATGAACAGACTTGGGATATCTCATGAAGAGATTGACTCTGTAGTTAAACTCTTAAAATCAAATTTAAGAAAAAGTATTTCCCATCTTATGACTCACTTTTCTTCTTCTTCACTTTCAATGAAAAAGAATAAAAGGTGTTTGTTTCAGCTAGACAATTTTAAAAAAATTAAAGAAAGGCTTATTTCTGAAGGAATAGTTATTGAAAATAGTTCTATTTCTAATTCTGGTGCAATTGAACAAAGAGTTGGTTTAGAAGAGACTCACGTGCGTCCAGGTCTTATGATGTATGGAGCAAGTTCTGTAATTCCAAAATACTCTCACTTAAGCTGCTGGGATGGGGAAATCATCTCTAGACTTGAGACTTACATAATTAAACACTTTAAAGTGACTAAAGGACAACCTGTAGGTTACGGCGCGACTCCTTGTCCAGAAGATGGAGTTGTTGCGATAATTGCTCTTGGTTATGGAGACGGTTTCTCCACTAGATTTATGGGAAGCCATCTTTACCACAAAGGAAAGAAGGGAATTGTGGTAGGAAGAGTGAATATGGATATGGCCCAAGTCTTTTTTAAAAAAGATGATGCTCCAGAACTTATCCAAGGTGAGTTATTTGTTGTTTGGGATCATGACTCGAAAAGATTTCAAACATTGGCAGATGAGTCTAAATCTATAACTTATGAGTTGTCGATTCAGCTAACTTCTAGAGTGGCCAAGACTTACATTTAA